Proteins from a single region of Dermacentor albipictus isolate Rhodes 1998 colony unplaced genomic scaffold, USDA_Dalb.pri_finalv2 scaffold_20, whole genome shotgun sequence:
- the LOC139052248 gene encoding uncharacterized protein, whose amino-acid sequence MGLNLITSALYPTRMGNSVSRDTTPDLTLVLNTEGATWQNTGDDLGSDHYIVEMSIAIALKPLRKRIYTDWDAKFRQVRKERTDKPATLEQWSQELIEYARNATTEIETDIQTIGMDAKLAHMLEAKRSILQRWCTKRLNRRLRKKVALLNKDIEHHCVVLSNQQWDEVGARVDGSMTSGKTWNLLKHLLNKGQTRSSQTKAADKIAKRELKNNNEQEFMARLSERCMPLSSSHENEAETPGPPYTGTENPDLDEPFTVEEITTVLQNLNGTSAPSPDGISNKALRNLDEDSVRFLAERINQVWASGRVPPQWKNATMVLIPKPNKLSGVENKASDNLSHQYIVDTISDLNLGARFHSYAKSFLDNRTATLRFADLSTETLLLESRGTPQGSVISPMLVNLTMAGLAEKLGQIHGLEHTIYADDITMWVSKGTPGMVQDILQEAVLSAVG is encoded by the exons ATGGGGCTCAACCTGATCACGTCTGCGCTCTACCCCACCAGGATGGGCaactcggtctcgagggacaccaCCCCAGACCTCACGCTCGTCCTCAACACCGAGGGGGCCACCTGGCAAAATACCGGTGAtgacctcggcagcgaccattacattgtggaaatGTCAATAGCAATTGCTTTGAAACCACTACGAAAACGGATATACACGGATTGGGATGCTAAGTTTAGACAGGTAAGAAAGGAACGTACCGACAAGCCCGCTACGCTAGAACAATGGTCGCAAGAGCTCATAGAGTACGCCCGCAACGCGACCACAGAAATAGAAACAGATATCCAGACAATCGGGATGGACGCTAAGctcgctcacatgctggaagcgaaaagatCCATATTGCAAAGATGGTGTACCAagagactcaatagaagactGAGGAAAAAGGTCGCACTACTGAACAAGGACATTGAGCACCACTGTGTGGTACTCTCcaaccaacaatgggacgaagtagGTGCAAGGGTCGATGGCAGCATGACATCGGGAAAAACctggaacctgctcaaacaccttcttaacaaaggtcaaaccaggagctcccagaccaaggcggctgacaagATAGCGAAACGCGAACTGAAAAACAACAATGAGCAGGAATTTATGGCACGACTCTCCGAGAGATGCATGCCACTCTCGAGCAGCCACGAAAACGAGGCCGAGACACCCGGTCCTCCATACACGGGCACGGAAAACCCTGATCTCGACGAACCCTTCACGGTGGAAGAAATCACGACCGTCCTTCAAAACCTGAATGGCACATCGGCTCCAAGTCCGGACGGTATTAGTAACAAGGCTcttcgtaacttggacgaagactccgtccggttcctagcggaacgAATCAATCAGGTCTGGGCTTCCGGTAGGGTCCCGCCGCAATGGAAGAACGCCACCATGGTTCTCATCCCAAAGCCCAACAAGCTTTCAGGCGTCGAGAAC AAAGCATCCGATAACCTGTCTCACCAATACATTGTGGACACCATTTCTGACCTCAACCTCGGAGCTAGATTCCACTCTTACGCCAagtcattcttggataacaggacggctactctccgatttgccgacctctccacggagacACTCTTGCTGGAGAGCAGGGGCaccccccaaggctcggtcatctcccctatgcttGTCAACCTTACCATGGCAGGACTTGCTGAGAAACTCGGACAGATCCACGGGCTcgagcacaccatatacgcagatgatatcACCATGTGGGTCtccaaaggaaccccgggcatggtgcaggacatcttgcaagaagca